The Triticum dicoccoides isolate Atlit2015 ecotype Zavitan unplaced genomic scaffold, WEW_v2.0 scaffold9633, whole genome shotgun sequence genome segment AGTGACACCATTAAAATGGAGCTATTGCTAATTTTCAGTTGTCTCACATTTTTCACTTAACAATTGGCCCAAAAGGTGCATCAGGATTTGTGATGGGGGTATGAGTTTCATGTGACCATTGCTAATAATCGTGTGCCTGCATGCACAAGGATACACCATTAAATGGAGATATTTCTAATGTTCGGTTGTCTGACAATTTCACTTGATGTTGCACACCACTAAGGCTGAGCTTACTCTCTTTATGGTATGCAACTATTAGTCTGTAGATAGGTTATATATGAAGTGACCTTCACATGAGAATGGTCGTCTGACCTTCCACAACAAACAATGGGTTTGGAGCTTGGGCGTCCGCTGCCACAACGGGTCCTTGCACACCTCCACGGTCAGCTTCTCGTACTTCAGGCACCAACACATCACCCCCCACTCCATGGACGTCAGCATGGCGTGTGCCTGCATGCACAAGGATGCACCATTGAATGAAGCTATTGTTAATTTTCGGTTGTCTGACAATTTCACTTGTTAATCTGTTGCTAGGTCATATGTGAAGTGAATTTCAGATGAGAATGGATGTCTGACCTTCGATGACAAACAAGGGGTTCGGAGCTTGGGCGGCCGCTGCAACAACAGGTCCTTGCAAGCCTCCAGGGTCAGCCTCTCGTAGTTGAGTCTCCCCTGCTCCCTGGACATCAGCATGGCATGTCCCCACATGCAGAAGGATACACCATTAAATGGAGCTATTGATGATTTTTGTTGTCTGACACTTTCACTTAATGTTGTAGAGTTAATtacacagaagtaccacaattcgggcatcacgtgcagattggtaccacgattgctaatttttaaacgtattgacagtgtatctgaccGTTGGGGCCCGTCTGGCAGGTGCCGACGTGGCatattttttgcagaaaacccTATGGCTTTATATGTAATCACATAAATGCCCATTTTTTCGCAGAAAAACCGCCATTGAGAGGGATTTTTTGGCTACACACGCTAGCCACTACACCACAGCGTCACTATTGACCTGATACAGGCGAAATTCGTATTATACTAGCACGCACACGCTGGGCCGGCAGCTGGGCCAAGCAAAGCCTGCAATATTTTACGAAAATCAGCCTCTCGTAGTTCAGTCTCCCCTGCTCCTTGGACATCAGCAAGGCATGTCCCCACATGTAGAAGGATGCACCATTAAATGAAGCTATTGCTGATTTTTGTTGTCTGACACTTTCACTTAATGTTGTAGAGTTAATTatacagaagtaccacaattcgggcatcacatgcagattggtaccacgattgctaatttttgcgtGTCAGTACCAACATTGGTCCAAGTTTTTGCAAAAAAGGCTGATTTATAcgtattgacagtgtatctgaccGTTGGGGCCGTCTGTCAGGTGCCGACGTGGcatatttttttgcagaaaaccccttggctttatatgtaatcacataaatgcccattatttcgcaaaaaaaccacCATTGAGAGGGATTTTTTTTTCGTTCGCACGCGCCCGAGGGCGATTCGAACCCGCGACCTGCAGGTGTGCTCCTGGGCGCGCTAGCCACTACGCCACAGCATCGCCGTTGACGTGATCCAGGCGAAAGATGTATTATACTAGCACGCACACGCTAGGCCGGCAGCTGGGCCAAGCAAACCCTGCAATATGTTACAAAATTACATCTTTCGCCTGGAT includes the following:
- the LOC119348529 gene encoding uncharacterized protein LOC119348529 is translated as MGIYVITYKAIGFSAKNMPRRHLPDGPQRSDTLSIRLKISNRGTNLHVMPELWYFCVINSTTLSESVRQQKSSIAPFNGVSFCMWGHAMLMSREQGRLNYERLTLEACKDLLLQRPPKLRTPCLSSKAHAMLTSMEWGVMCWCLKYEKLTVEVCKDPLWQRTPKLQTHCLLWKVRRPFSCEGHFIYNLSTD